In Corythoichthys intestinalis isolate RoL2023-P3 chromosome 11, ASM3026506v1, whole genome shotgun sequence, a single genomic region encodes these proteins:
- the gla gene encoding alpha-galactosidase A isoform X2, translating to MQMADIMAAEGWKEAGYQYVCIDDCWMGPKRDAKQRLQADPDRFPSGIKKLADYVHSKGLKLGIYADVGRSTCAGYPGSLGHYDTDAQTFAEWEVDLLKFDGCYMDVSLLEQGYVNMSRALNKTGRPILYSCEWPWYEWPSQKPNYNAIAETCNHWRNFADIYDSWSSIKSILDWTASHQDIIVPYAGPGGWNDPDMLVIGNFGLSPDQQESQMALWAIMAAPLLMSNDLRSICRRSKELLQNRHIIAINQDELGKQGYRTAKVEHFEVWERPLSNGRLAIAILNTLEIGGPRKFSLEKAPGWKMCGPLCNITQILPQYEEVGIQIGHWVSVNPSGTALLVIKPISSHGKRYLTILQSEKRTYL from the exons ATGCAAATGGCAGATATAATGGCAGCAGAGGGCTGGAAAGAGGCGGGCTACCAGTATGTCTGCATTGACGACTGCTGGATGGGTCCGAAACGGGATGCCAAGCAACGCCTGCAAGCCGACCCTGACAGGTTTCCAAGCGGCATCAAGAAACTGGCTGACTAT GTGCATTCCAAGGGGCTGAAGTTGGGCATTTATGCAGATGTTGGCCGAAGCACTTGTGCTGGATACCCTGGTAGTCTGGGTCACTACGACACAGATGCCCAAACGTTTGCTGAGTGGGAAGTGGATCTGCTCAAGTTTGATGGCTGCTACATGGATGTTTCTTTACTTGAGCAAG GTTATGTGAACATGTCTAGAGCCCTGAACAAAACCGGAAGGCCTATTCTATATTCCTGTGAGTGGCCTTGGTATGAGTGGCCTTCCCAAAAG ccaaactacaaCGCCATTGCAGAAACGTGCAACCACTGGCGCAACTTTGCAGACATCTACGACTCATGGAGCAGCATCAAGTCCATCTTGGACTGGACTGCGTCTCACCAGGACATCATTGTCCCCTACGCCGGTCCCGGGGGTTGGAATGACCCAGATATG TTAGTGATAGGGAACTTTGGACTCAGTCCGGATCAGCAGGAATCCCAGATGGCACTGTGGGCCATTATGGCTGCCCCGCTGCTCATGTCTAACGACCTGAGATCCATCTGTAGGCGCTCCAAGGAGCTGCTTCAGAACCGCCACATCATTGCCATTAACCAGGATGAGCTGGGCAAGCAAGGCTACCGCACGGCCAAG GTGGAGCATTTTGAGGTGTGGGAGAGACCTTTGTCCAATGGCAGGCTTGCAATAGCCATACTCAACACACTGGAGATTGGAGGCCCACGCAAGTTCTCGTTAGAAAAAGCTCCTGGCTGGAAGATGTGCGGCCCGCTTTGCAACATTACCCAGATTCTGCCCCAATATGAAGAAGTGGGCATTCAGATCGGACACTGGGTCTCAGTTAACCCCTCAGGCACCGCCCTGCTTGTCATCAAGCCCATCAGCAGCCATGGAAAAAGATACCTTACAATTCTACAGTCAGAGAAACGGACATATTTATAG
- the gla gene encoding alpha-galactosidase A isoform X1: MSLIAGALLVVVVGLCSHAVALDNGLARTPTMGWLHWERFLCNTDCDGDPENCISEHLYMQMADIMAAEGWKEAGYQYVCIDDCWMGPKRDAKQRLQADPDRFPSGIKKLADYVHSKGLKLGIYADVGRSTCAGYPGSLGHYDTDAQTFAEWEVDLLKFDGCYMDVSLLEQGYVNMSRALNKTGRPILYSCEWPWYEWPSQKPNYNAIAETCNHWRNFADIYDSWSSIKSILDWTASHQDIIVPYAGPGGWNDPDMLVIGNFGLSPDQQESQMALWAIMAAPLLMSNDLRSICRRSKELLQNRHIIAINQDELGKQGYRTAKVEHFEVWERPLSNGRLAIAILNTLEIGGPRKFSLEKAPGWKMCGPLCNITQILPQYEEVGIQIGHWVSVNPSGTALLVIKPISSHGKRYLTILQSEKRTYL, encoded by the exons ATGTCCCTAATAGCTGGTGCGTTGTTGGTGGTCGTCGTTGGTTTATGCAGCCACGCCGTAGCTCTTGATAACGGCCTGGCGAGGACCCCCACAATGGGTTGGTTGCACTGGGAGAGGTTTCTGTGTAACACCGACTGCGATGGGGACCCAGAAAACTGCATTAG TGAACATCTTTACATGCAAATGGCAGATATAATGGCAGCAGAGGGCTGGAAAGAGGCGGGCTACCAGTATGTCTGCATTGACGACTGCTGGATGGGTCCGAAACGGGATGCCAAGCAACGCCTGCAAGCCGACCCTGACAGGTTTCCAAGCGGCATCAAGAAACTGGCTGACTAT GTGCATTCCAAGGGGCTGAAGTTGGGCATTTATGCAGATGTTGGCCGAAGCACTTGTGCTGGATACCCTGGTAGTCTGGGTCACTACGACACAGATGCCCAAACGTTTGCTGAGTGGGAAGTGGATCTGCTCAAGTTTGATGGCTGCTACATGGATGTTTCTTTACTTGAGCAAG GTTATGTGAACATGTCTAGAGCCCTGAACAAAACCGGAAGGCCTATTCTATATTCCTGTGAGTGGCCTTGGTATGAGTGGCCTTCCCAAAAG ccaaactacaaCGCCATTGCAGAAACGTGCAACCACTGGCGCAACTTTGCAGACATCTACGACTCATGGAGCAGCATCAAGTCCATCTTGGACTGGACTGCGTCTCACCAGGACATCATTGTCCCCTACGCCGGTCCCGGGGGTTGGAATGACCCAGATATG TTAGTGATAGGGAACTTTGGACTCAGTCCGGATCAGCAGGAATCCCAGATGGCACTGTGGGCCATTATGGCTGCCCCGCTGCTCATGTCTAACGACCTGAGATCCATCTGTAGGCGCTCCAAGGAGCTGCTTCAGAACCGCCACATCATTGCCATTAACCAGGATGAGCTGGGCAAGCAAGGCTACCGCACGGCCAAG GTGGAGCATTTTGAGGTGTGGGAGAGACCTTTGTCCAATGGCAGGCTTGCAATAGCCATACTCAACACACTGGAGATTGGAGGCCCACGCAAGTTCTCGTTAGAAAAAGCTCCTGGCTGGAAGATGTGCGGCCCGCTTTGCAACATTACCCAGATTCTGCCCCAATATGAAGAAGTGGGCATTCAGATCGGACACTGGGTCTCAGTTAACCCCTCAGGCACCGCCCTGCTTGTCATCAAGCCCATCAGCAGCCATGGAAAAAGATACCTTACAATTCTACAGTCAGAGAAACGGACATATTTATAG